TGGTAAGGCGGCCCAAGCCGGTGCGATGCGCCTCGGCATGGCTCGTGCCCTCGTCGAATTGAATGCCGAACTCAAGTCCGTCCTCCGCAAGGGAGGCTTCCTCACCCGCGACCCCAGAGAAAAGGAACGCAAAAAGTATGGACAACCCGGCGCCCGCAAGCGCTTCCAGTATTCCAAGCGGTGATGTTGCTGCGCTCGGGACTCCACCTCTGGTGAGCGGTCCCCGGGTTTCGGTCGAACAACTATTGCTCGCCGGCGCTCACTTCGGCCACCTCACCCAACGGTGGAACCCGAAGATGAAACGTTATATCTTCATGGCGCGTAATGGCATCTACCTGATCGACCTGAACTTGACGCAATCGTTGCTCGACGCCGCCTGCAGGGCGATCTCTGCGGTCGCCGCACAAGGTGAGGATGTGCTCTTCATCGGCACCAAAAAGCAGGCTCGCGAAGTCGTCGAACTGCAAGCGCGTCGTTGCGGTTCGCCCTTTGTGACTTTCCGCTGGCTGGGAGGGACGCTCACCAATTTTTCAACCATCCGCAAAAGTCTGCGGACGATGGAGAACTACGAGAAAATGGCGTCGGACGGCACCTACGAGAAGATCACCAAGAAGGAACAACTCCAGATCGAAAAGGATAAGGGAAAGTTGATCCGGACGCTCGGCGGATTGCGAGACATGCGA
This genomic interval from Calditrichota bacterium contains the following:
- the rpsB gene encoding 30S ribosomal protein S2 — protein: MDNPAPASASSIPSGDVAALGTPPLVSGPRVSVEQLLLAGAHFGHLTQRWNPKMKRYIFMARNGIYLIDLNLTQSLLDAACRAISAVAAQGEDVLFIGTKKQAREVVELQARRCGSPFVTFRWLGGTLTNFSTIRKSLRTMENYEKMASDGTYEKITKKEQLQIEKDKGKLIRTLGGLRDMRRLPGAVFIVDTNREDIAVKEARKLNIPIFAIVDTNVDPDLVDYPIPANDDAYKSIGLITHALADAIMEGRQLYRDSRPQVSEESGEGESSERDRSRRQRPRRRSRGEGDRRPRDRESGGRHEGPEGAQ
- the rpsI gene encoding 30S ribosomal protein S9 — encoded protein: GKAAQAGAMRLGMARALVELNAELKSVLRKGGFLTRDPREKERKKYGQPGARKRFQYSKR